atacattttttatttttattttggtatttatcttatattatttctatatatattttttatttattttatattatttctatattatttCTATTAGATATTGAATTTTTGGGAAaatgattattttaatttttaattaataccCAAAAATTGTTTCGGAAGCTTTCATATCCCTGTGAAGAAGACGCAATAGTCACGCACAAACACTTTTCTAGGGTTCCAACACTTTCTTCTGCAATTTCAACAACACCGCGTAGCTCACATAGCTAGCTGCCTCTCATGAATTCTCCTCCGGCAAAGTCTCCGCATTCAAAGGCAGCTCCAACGTCGCTGATGGTCCTCCTCTTTGAACTCATCGCAGACATTCTTTCACGGCTTTCTGTGAAAACTCTGATGCAAATGAAATGTGTCTGCAAATCATGGAAAACCCTGATCTCCGACGATCCTTCCTTTGCCAAATTGCATCTTCAACGGTCGCCGCGGAACAGCCAGCTCTTACTACTTCCGCAATGGAACAGCCCAGACGAAGACTTTGATTGCAGTGTCGTACCCTTTCCTGTAAGTCATCTGGTAGAAACTCCGAGTGAATTTCGCTATCCATATTATCGATTGAGGAATATCACCATTCCCAATGATCCATACTACCAATTGGGGAATATGGATTGCTCTCACATCGTTGGTTCCTGCAATGGATTGATCTGCATGCACACTAGTTGGTACCCTAATCATAGCATTTGGTTCCGTTTATGGAACCCAGCCACAAAGACACTATCTGAAAAATTAGGTCATATAACTGAACTTTTCCGTTTCACATTTGGTTATGATAATTTGACTGACACTTATAAGGTGGTGGCCTTCACGGCCAACAAGGTGAAGGTTTTCAGTTTCAGGGATAATGTTTGGAGAGATATTCAAAGTTTTCCTGTTGTGCCTTTTGACCTTCATCCCCGACAACAACTCGGTTGTCATCAATATAATAATCGTGGTGTATATGTGAGTGGCGCTATTAACTGGTTGGCTATTCGAAATAAGATAGAATATGAATGGAATGATATCACCGTCGATCAATTTGTGATTGTGTCTCTTGATCTGGCTACGGAGACTTATCGACAGTTGCTCCCACCTAGTGGTTTTGTTGAAGTACCACCTGTTGAACCATCGGTTACTGTATTGATGGATTGTCTATGTTTTTCTCACCGTTTCAAGGAAACCCATTTTGTTTTATGGAAGATGATGGAATTTGGAGTTCAAGAGTCTTGGACTCAATTCCTCAAAATTAGTTTTCAGAATCTTCAAATTGATTATGGCATTAGTAATTCGCTAGCATATGATTCTCAATTGTTCCTACTTCCATTGTGGGCTTCTGAGAGTAGCAACACACTGATAATGGCAAGCAATCAAGAAGGCTATGCTGATGAAAGCTTATTCAAACCTCAGCATGCAATTGTCTATAATTGGAGAGATAATATAGTAGAGCAAATTAAAACTAACAATGAAATTATGTGGATGTTTTCCCATGATTATGTTGAAAGCTTGGTTTCAACACGTTGAAAGTAAGTTCCTCTTCAATGATttaattgttcaatttttattttatttttaaaatccatGTACGTTGTTTTCAAATCCTAGTCATTtcttatgtaataaaaaaactCCTAGTCATTTCTCAATATTAGATGGTGTGAGTGTGAGTACTTTTTTCCCTGAGCTTAGTACTTAtgttgtttctttgtttttgtattACCTATAGCTAGAAGCCGATCCTCCCAAAAGGAAATTTAATGACTCTTGAATGATCTTTATTTGGTTAGTCTTCAGAACATTTTATACAAAACTGATACTAATTTCATTTACTCAAAAGTTTGTTATAGATAATGAGTGTGTTTGTACTTTGTATTGTGTTAATTTTTAAACTGGCTGAATGTATGATTGTGAACCAACCTTCTTTGTTACCTATGGGTGAACAGAGCTTTGGAATGAGTACCAACTGTGTTATGACTGAATAAATAGAGTGATCCTGTTACCATGACTTTTTACTAATGCTATTACAATGTTTGATCTAGGTTATCACTTATCTATATAGATATTAAGCATATCCTTCCACACTAATTTTGGAAGCtagtattattttgtttttgtactgATAATGATATCGCCGTCCGGTCATTTGTCGTATTGGCATG
This genomic interval from Trifolium pratense cultivar HEN17-A07 linkage group LG6, ARS_RC_1.1, whole genome shotgun sequence contains the following:
- the LOC123891537 gene encoding F-box/kelch-repeat protein At3g23880-like, giving the protein MNSPPAKSPHSKAAPTSLMVLLFELIADILSRLSVKTLMQMKCVCKSWKTLISDDPSFAKLHLQRSPRNSQLLLLPQWNSPDEDFDCSVVPFPVSHLVETPSEFRYPYYRLRNITIPNDPYYQLGNMDCSHIVGSCNGLICMHTSWYPNHSIWFRLWNPATKTLSEKLGHITELFRFTFGYDNLTDTYKVVAFTANKVKVFSFRDNVWRDIQSFPVVPFDLHPRQQLGCHQYNNRGVYVSGAINWLAIRNKIEYEWNDITVDQFVIVSLDLATETYRQLLPPSGFVEVPPVEPSVTVLMDCLCFSHRFKETHFVLWKMMEFGVQESWTQFLKISFQNLQIDYGISNSLAYDSQLFLLPLWASESSNTLIMASNQEGYADESLFKPQHAIVYNWRDNIVEQIKTNNEIMWMFSHDYVESLVSTR